Within the Thermostichus lividus PCC 6715 genome, the region GCGCAGCGATCGCCGTGCCCTTGAATCCATCGAAGCCCAACTGGCTCGCGATAGCATGGTAATTCAACAGTTTTTAGCTCAGCGCCTAGGTTATGTGCCCCAAGGCCCACCCCCCTTACCCCGCAGTGGTCGCCTTGCCTATCCCATCCGTGCCCCCATTACCAGTCACTTTGGCTGGCGCATCCACCCCATTTTAGGCACCCGTCGGTTTCACACCGGCACTGACTTTGGCGCCGACTTTGGCACCCTCATCTATGCTGCCCAGAGCGGCACAGTGGTTTTAGCGGACTGGTCCGGTGGCTATGGCCAAACCGTCATCCTCGATCATGGCAGTGGCCTCACAACCCTTTACGCCCATGCTCAACGCCTACTCGTGCGCGAGGGACAAACGGTACAGGAGGGGCAACCCATTGCTGAAGTTGGCTCTACCGGACTTTCTACGGGCCCTCACTTGCACTTTGAGGTTCGTGTCAACGGCGAGCCTACCGACCCCTTGGCCTATCTTTGATGCTCATAGGGGGATCCGACGCTCAACGTATTCATCCGTCTTCAGCGGGGCGATCGCCCACACCCACTAGCCTAGCCAAGCCTATCCCTGTAAAGTAAAGCGCCATCAGTGCCCCCGCCAATAACCCTTGGGTCACTGGATCAATCGAGGGAGTTAAGACCGCAGCCACGGCAACCGCAATAATCACCACATAGCGCCACTGGCTCAGCATCTGGGCAGTGGAGACAATCCCCAAAGAAATAAGCACTAACTGTAAGATAGGCACCTGAAATGCTAAACCGGTGGCAAACAGGAGCAGCAAAATAAAATCTACATAGCGATCAATCGACCAGATTTGCTCGACCACATCCGCACCATAGCTGATGAAAAATCCTAAGGCCGCAGGAGCAAGCAGCGTATAGGCAAAGGCTAAGCCCGCCACAAAAAGAATCGAGGAGCCAAAGACAACGGGGGCGAGTAACCGCTGCTCGCGGCGGGTCAGCCCCGGTAAAACAAAGCGAATCCCTTGGTACAGAATCATCGGCGTAGCCAATAGCACCCCACTGTAGGCAGCAGCCTTACAGGAGACAAAAAAGTACTCCCCTGGGCTAAGTTGCAAAAACTGTGCCCCTTTAGCGGGTTTTTCGAGGAACTGAATGATCCAGCGTACCTGGGTAAAGCAGAATATAGTCGTCACGGCGACGGTGCCCAAGACCACAAACAGCCGTTGCCGTAGCTCCTCAAGGTGATCCCAAAGGGACATTTCCACCTCGTTAGGAAGCTCCAGATCAGGATCCTGCTCGGTATCTAGATCCCTATCATCAAGGTTACCTTCAGCAGGCGTCAGCTCTGAAAATTTAGCGGAAGGGCTATCGGTGTTGGGCGATGGCATCGTTCAAAAAACAACTCTCTACTGCAGGATCTATGACTCTATCATCCTACTAGTGAATCCCTCGCTCATGCGTTTGCTATACCTAGGGAGAGGCGATGCTCAGCGGGGTGCTTAAGAACTAAACAAACCTATGATCGTATAATGGCTCACGATAATTAACAGCATTGCAATTGTCCTATGCTTGCGGCAGGCGTTGCCAACTGAGCGATCAAGGATTGAAACATAGCCACAGGAGACCCCTTCATGGTGTATGAGCAACAGCAATGGTAAGTTCTGGGCCTAAACCCCGTCCGGGTGGCTTTGCCGCCCTGATGCGAAACACGAATTTTTTGAAGCTGTGGGGGGGCAAATTATTTCCCAACTGGCGGACAAAATTTTTCTGGTGCTCCTGATTACCTTAGCGGTGTCCTACGATGCCAGCTACGAGTTACCCGGCTCTAAAGCCTCGGCGGTGATGATCGCCAATACCCTACCCGCCGTCTTCTTTGGATCAACAGCAGGTACCGTTGTCGATCGCTATCCCAAGCGAGAGGTGATGAGTATTACCAATGTCCTCCGGGGCCTATTAGTGCTTGCCTTAATTCTCATTCCCAAAAAATTTACCCTTTTGCTGCTGGTGGCCTTTTCTGAGTCCATTCTCACGCAGTTCTTTGCCCCTGCTGAGCAGGCAGCGATTCCGCTCTTGGTGAAAGAAGAAAATCTGCTCTCGGCCAATGCTCTCTTTATCACCACGATGATGGGGTCGTTGGTGGTTGGCTTTGCGGTGGGAGAGCCTCTCCTCAGTGCTGCAGCAGCCATCGGGGGATCTACGCTCGCGAAATGGTAGTGGGTGGCCTCTACATTTTGGCGGGGCTGGTTTTAGCCCTGATTGCCCACCGCGAAGTGGTGCAGGAGCCTCCCCACGGGATGAATATCTGGCGCGATTTACAAGATGGGTTCCACTACCTGCGTAAGAATAAACTCTTGGGCAATGCCATGCTCCAGTTGACTATTTTGTACTGTGTGTTTGCGGCACTGACGGTGTTGGCGGTCAGCTTAGCCCAAGAGATTGGGTTGCGGCCTAATCAATTTGGGTTTCTGTTGGCTGCCGCAGGGGTGGGGCTGATTTTAGGCGCGGGTATTCTAGGGCAATGGGGAGAGCACCTGCATCACCGTCCCCTCCCCTTAATTGGTTTTTTGATCATGGCAGCCGTCTTGCTGGTGTTTGCCTTTGTCCATAACCTTTGGATGGGGCTGGCCTTGAGTATTCTCTTGGGGATGGGAGCCTCCTTAATTGGTATTCCGATGCAAACCCTCATTCAGGTTCGCACCCCCCCAGAAATGCGGGGTAAGGTGTTTGGCTTCCAGAATAATATTGTCAATATTGCCCTCAGTGTCCCTTTGGCGGTGGCGGGGATTCTCTCAGATCTGCTGGGGTTGACGATTGTGATGATGGGGATGGGAGGAGTGGTGGCGATCGCTGGTGTGTGGGCATGGCATAACACCCGATCTGTTCTGGAAGATGCAATTTAGGAAATCACAATGGCCTTATTACACTTGAGTACGTGGCCTGAGGTGGCCGACTACCTCACTGAATCTCGCGGTTTGATTGTGCCCATTGGTTCAACGGAGCAGCATGGCCCCATCGGCTTAATTGGCACCGATGCCATCTGTGCCGAGGTCATTGCTAAAGGGGTGGGGGATGCCACCGGTGCGTTGGTCGCACCTACTATCAATGTGGGGATGGCGTTGCACCACACGGCGTTTCCCGGAACTATTAGCCTGCGCCCCAGTACCCTGCTCCTTGTCCTGCGTGACTATCTGGTGAGTTTGGCACGCTCAGGGTTTCAACGCTTTTTCTTTATCAATGGCCATGGCGGCAATATTGCCACCGTTAAAGCCGCCTTTGCCGAAACCTATGCCGCTCTTACCGAACTACAGATTCCGGGGGCAGATCAGGTGCGCTGTGAACTAGCAAACTGGTTTATGTGCCCTTCGGTAACCCAACTGGCGCGTGAACTCTATGGCGATCGCGAAGGCTCCCATGCAACCCCCAGCGAAGTGGCCGTCACCCAATTTGTCTATCCAGAGGCCATTAAGCAAGGTGTACTGAGTGCCGAGGTCAACAGGGATCATGCCATCTATGGTGCTGTGGATTTTCGCTGTCGCTATCCCGATGGTCGGATGGGTTCAGACCCCAGCTTGGCGACCCCAGAGCACGGCCAACAGTTTTATCAGCGCGCCGTCAACGATTTGAGCCAGCGCTATCGTCAATTTCTTAGTGCCGAGTGAGGAGGCTGCCATGACGGCTGATATTGCCAATGAACCCCTCGCACCCCAGATTTGGCACTGGCAGGGCTATCCAATTGTCTATCGCCACCAAGGAACCACGGGCACGCCCCTACTGCTGATTCATGGGTTTGGTGCCTCGAGCTTGCACTGGCGCAAAAATATACCTGTCCTTGCCGCTGCGCATCGGGTATATGCCATTGATCTGTTGGGGTTTGGGGGATCGGCTAAGCCTGCGCCACACATGGTTAGCTATACCTTTGAGACGTGGGCAACCCTTGTGCTGGACTTTTGCCATGAGGTGATTGGCGCCCCAACGGTGCTGATTGGTAACTCCATTGGCTGTGTTGTTGCTCTCCAGGCAGCGGTTTTCGCGCCGGAGTGGGTCAGGCAACTGATCTTACTCAACTGCTCCCTGCGGCAACTGAATGAGCGCAAGCGGCAGCAGCTCCCGTGGTATCGCCAGTGGGGTACCACTTTGCTACAACGGATTCTTGGCAATCGGGCGATCGGAACCTACTTTTTCCACCAAATTGCCCAGCCCCGCGCCGTGCGCCGCATCCTTCACCAAGCCTACGGGGATACAACAGCGGTGACCGAGGAACTGGTGGATATATTGCTCGGCCCTGCTCAAGATCAGGGAGCGGCAGATGTTTTTTTGGCGTTTGTGCGCTATTCCCAAGGCCCAGTGCCCGAAGACCTCCTTCCTTTGGTGACCTGTCCTACTTACTTTCTGTGGGGGGCGGCGGATCCGTGGGAAGCGATCGCCGAAGGGCAGCAGTTGGCAGCCTTTCGCTGTGTACGTGAGTTTGTGCCCCTAGCAGGGGTAGGGCATTGCCCGCAGGATGAGGCACCGGCGATGGTAAATGCCTATCTTCAGCAGTGGCTGGCAACGCCCAGTTAAAATCTAAAGGTGAATGGTTCTGAATCCGCGTGAGTAATGCTTAACCTCAAACAACCTTTTCAGTCTTTGCGATGGCTTGGCCAGTGGTGTTGGCTACTGTTGGCTGTGAGTGTGCTGCTGTGGAACTGGAGTGCCCCTGCCATGGCAGCGGTGTCCTCGGCGGGGCATAGTTTTGTGGCCGCAGCGGTGGAGCGAGTAGGGGATGCTGTGGTTCGCATTGATACGGAGCGCACTGTCCTGCGATCGGTGGATCCGCTGTTTAACGACCCCTTCTTCCGCCAGTTTTTTCCAGGGTTAGCGCCGCTGCCCCAAGAGGATCGGCTACGGGGGCAAGGATCGGGATTTATTATCGACAGCAGCGGTATTCTCATGACCAATGCCCACGTGGTCAGCCAGGCGGATACGGTAG harbors:
- the tatC gene encoding twin-arginine translocase subunit TatC, with translation MPSPNTDSPSAKFSELTPAEGNLDDRDLDTEQDPDLELPNEVEMSLWDHLEELRQRLFVVLGTVAVTTIFCFTQVRWIIQFLEKPAKGAQFLQLSPGEYFFVSCKAAAYSGVLLATPMILYQGIRFVLPGLTRREQRLLAPVVFGSSILFVAGLAFAYTLLAPAALGFFISYGADVVEQIWSIDRYVDFILLLLFATGLAFQVPILQLVLISLGIVSTAQMLSQWRYVVIIAVAVAAVLTPSIDPVTQGLLAGALMALYFTGIGLARLVGVGDRPAEDG
- a CDS encoding alpha/beta fold hydrolase; this encodes MTADIANEPLAPQIWHWQGYPIVYRHQGTTGTPLLLIHGFGASSLHWRKNIPVLAAAHRVYAIDLLGFGGSAKPAPHMVSYTFETWATLVLDFCHEVIGAPTVLIGNSIGCVVALQAAVFAPEWVRQLILLNCSLRQLNERKRQQLPWYRQWGTTLLQRILGNRAIGTYFFHQIAQPRAVRRILHQAYGDTTAVTEELVDILLGPAQDQGAADVFLAFVRYSQGPVPEDLLPLVTCPTYFLWGAADPWEAIAEGQQLAAFRCVREFVPLAGVGHCPQDEAPAMVNAYLQQWLATPS
- a CDS encoding creatininase family protein — its product is MALLHLSTWPEVADYLTESRGLIVPIGSTEQHGPIGLIGTDAICAEVIAKGVGDATGALVAPTINVGMALHHTAFPGTISLRPSTLLLVLRDYLVSLARSGFQRFFFINGHGGNIATVKAAFAETYAALTELQIPGADQVRCELANWFMCPSVTQLARELYGDREGSHATPSEVAVTQFVYPEAIKQGVLSAEVNRDHAIYGAVDFRCRYPDGRMGSDPSLATPEHGQQFYQRAVNDLSQRYRQFLSAE